Below is a genomic region from Chitinivibrionia bacterium.
TCCCGCCGAAAATCTGAAGAAACTGAAAGAACTTTCCGTTGCGGTTTCGGATATTGCTAATCTTGGACACGGCGCAAATTTGCCATACGTCGGCGATAACGCTTTTGCGCATAAGGCGGGGGCGCACGCGGACGGCGTTCGTAAAAATTCGGTTTCGTTTGAGCATATTTCGCCCGAATCGGTCGGAAATTCGCGCAATTTTGTTGTTAGCGACCAAGCGGGGCGCGGCACGATTTTGGAAATTCTTAAAGGAATTCTGAACAAAAATATCGACAAAAACGACCCGATAGTTAATTCTGTTTTGGCAAAAGTTAAAGAAATGGAAGCAAAAGGCTATCATTTTGAGATGGCGCAAGGAACGCTGGAATTGCTTATCCGTAAAGAAATGGGCGATTTTGAGCCGCCGTTTCAGGCGCAATCGTTTACGGTTGTCGAAGAAAACGACGCTGATTTTGGGACATATACTTCTGCGAGAGTAAAAATCGCTGCAAAAAATACGAAAATCCGAACGGAAGCAAAAGGCGACGGTCCTGTAAATGCGTTGGACAATGCTCTTACGAAAGCGCTCGGCGAATTGTATCCGTCAATTAAAGACATTAAATTAACGGATTTTAAGGTGCGTGTTTTGGAAGGAAGCGCAGGAACGGAAGCGGTTGTGCGGGTGCTTATCGAATCGACGGACGGCGTAAATTCGTGGGGAACAATCGGCGTTTCCACCAATATTATAGAAGCGTCGTGGAATGCGCTTTTGGACAGCGTTTATTATAAATTATTGAAAGACGAATTTCAAAACAGAAAAGACGCATTCTCATAACAAAACAATAAAACAAAGAATGCAAAAAAAACACAAAAATTTCATTATAAATTAAGGAAAAATCGTGAAAAAAGCGACAACTTTGGACGAACAAATAGAATTATACAAAAACAGGGGCTGCGAATTAGATATGCCGATAGAAGACATAGAAAACATTCTTTTGGATGTCGGTTATTACCGCTTGGGATTTTACGCTTTTCCGTTTGAGGAAACATATCCGACAACAGAAAACCGAAGCCACCAATACAAACAAGGGACAAAATTTTCAGAAATAGTCATTTTGTATGAATTTGATTTTGCTTTAAGAACTATTTTGTCTAAATATAT
It encodes:
- the cimA gene encoding citramalate synthase, coding for MSESIKVYDTTLRDGNQAAGVGLSLSDKLKIAERLNDFGVDYIEGGWPNPTNQIDTAFYREIKKLNIKSKIAAFGSTKHPKTNIDEDPFIGDLVAADTGICTIYGKSWKLHAVEVIRCTPQENLDMIAESIEYLLQYKDEVIFDAEHFFDGYKDDPEYAIKALEAATQAGASCLVLCDTNGGILPSEFIRIFESVKQKIKADLGVHFHNDTGCAEANSLLALQLGATHVQGTINGMGERCGNANLCTIIPSAQVKMGLNLIPAENLKKLKELSVAVSDIANLGHGANLPYVGDNAFAHKAGAHADGVRKNSVSFEHISPESVGNSRNFVVSDQAGRGTILEILKGILNKNIDKNDPIVNSVLAKVKEMEAKGYHFEMAQGTLELLIRKEMGDFEPPFQAQSFTVVEENDADFGTYTSARVKIAAKNTKIRTEAKGDGPVNALDNALTKALGELYPSIKDIKLTDFKVRVLEGSAGTEAVVRVLIESTDGVNSWGTIGVSTNIIEASWNALLDSVYYKLLKDEFQNRKDAFS
- a CDS encoding Abi family protein, whose translation is MKKATTLDEQIELYKNRGCELDMPIEDIENILLDVGYYRLGFYAFPFEETYPTTENRSHQYKQGTKFSEIVILYEFDFALRTILSKYINYIEVNFRTKLVYFVSNYYKDNPTWFIDHKIMTKSYIDNFDGKIYNEIRKNQKIIQRHHKKYINDKYAPAWKMF